A single genomic interval of Zingiber officinale cultivar Zhangliang chromosome 4A, Zo_v1.1, whole genome shotgun sequence harbors:
- the LOC121969883 gene encoding probable protein phosphatase 2C 27: protein MTKMAAITDLTPPLSITNSRRSSEKNGGPSPEAEIREVPEGSRSMKAARPPRSSIRHSVSAAQLDVASESELNIGSLGFMSLSNRSSESSPRLRSGSCTAIGGKQSMEDEHICIDNIEEHIGESADISLPGSFYGVFDGHGGKDAAFFVRTNILKFIIEDDNFPRCIAEAIKSAFVRADYAFSDASSLDITSGTTALAALIFGRTVFIANVGDCRAVLGRRGRAVDLSRDHKPSCSTERLRIEKLGGYVDDGYLNGQLSVARALGDWHMKGSKGSLCPLSAEPELQETVLTDEDEFLIMGCDGLWDVMTSQCAVTMARKELRSHNDPTLCSQGLVQEALKRNSGDNLTVLVVCFSPDPPPLIHIPRPTVRRSISVEGLNFLKGFLESNC, encoded by the exons ATGACGAAGATGGCAGCAATCACTGATTTGACTCCTCCTTTGAGCATTACGAACAGTCGGCGCAGTAGCGAGAAGAATGGCGGACCCTCCCCTGAGGCTGAGATCCGCGAAGTACCGGAAGGATCAAGATCGATGAAAGCCGCGAGGCCGCCTCGCTCTTCGATTCGGCATAGTGTAAGCGCCGCACAGTTGGACGTCGCTTCTGAATCT GAACTGAATATCGGTAGTTTAGGCTTCATGTCTCTTTCAAATCGGAGTTCGGAGTCCTCTCCACGGCTCCGTTCTGGAAGCTGCACAGCGATTGGCGGGAAGCAGAGCATGGAAGATGAGCACATCTGCATCGACAACATTGAAGAGCATATTGGAGAATCTGCAGATATCTCATTACCAGGATCTTTCTATGGG GTTTTTGACGGTCATGGTGGAAAAGATGCAGCCTTTTTTGTTCGAACAAACATCCTGAAGTTTATAATTGAAGATGATAATTTCCCAAGATGTATTGCCGAGGCAATCAAGAGTGCTTTTGTGAGAGCTGATTACGCCTTTTCGGATGCCTCTTCTCTTGACATCACCTCAGGCACCACAGCACTTGCCGCCCTTATTTTTGGAAG GACTGTGTTTATTGCCAATGTTGGCGATTGTCGAGCAGTGCTAGGTAGGCGTGGCAGAGCAGTGGACCTGTCCAGGGATCACAAACCCAGTTGTAGCACGGAAAGGCTTAGAATTGAGAAGCTGGGAGGTTATGTTGATGATGGATATCTAAATGGGCAGCTCTCGGTCGCACGAGCACTTGGTGACTGGCACATGAAGGGATCTAAGGGTTCTTTGTGTCCCTTGAGTGCAGAGCCTGAGCTACAGGAGACAGTCCTTACTGACGAAGACGAGTTCCTAATTATGGGCTGTGATGGACTTTGGGACGTAATGACCAGCCAATGTGCTGTGACAATGGCCAGGAAAGAGCTCAGGTCACATAATGACCCGACGCTGTGTTCTCAAGGGTTAGTTCAGGAGGCGCTCAAGAGGAACTCCGGCGACAATCTAACAGTACTTGTTGTATGTTTTTCACCAGACCCACCGCCTCTAATTCACATCCCGAGACCTACAGTTCGGAGAAGTATATCAGTGGAAGGCTTAAACTTCCTCAAAGGATTCCTGGAAAGTAATTGCTGA